A DNA window from Theobroma cacao cultivar B97-61/B2 chromosome 5, Criollo_cocoa_genome_V2, whole genome shotgun sequence contains the following coding sequences:
- the LOC18600285 gene encoding TATA-box-binding protein, with protein MAEQGGLEGSQPVDLSKHPSGIVPTLQNIVSTVNLDCKLDLKQIALQARNAEYNPKRFAAVIMRIREPKTTALIFASGKMVCTGAKSEQQSKLAARKYARIIQKLGFPAKFKDFKIQNIVGSCDVKFPIRLEGLAYSHGAFSSYEPELFPGLIYRMKQPKIVLLIFVSGKIVITGAKVRDETYTAFENIYPVLTEFRKNQQ; from the exons ATGGCAGAACAAGGTGGCTTGGAAGGGAGCCAGCCAGTGGATCTTTCCAAGCACCCATCTGGCATTGTTCCCACTCTTCA GAACATTGTATCGACTGTGAACTTAGACTGCAAGTTGGATCTTAAGCAAATTGCTCTGCAAGCACGAAATGCAGAATACAATCCTAAG CGTTTTGCTGCTGTCATTATGAGAATCAGGGAGCCTAAAACTACAGCTTTGATTTTTGCTTCTGGAAAGATg GTCTGTACTGGTGCCAAAAGCGAACAGCAGTCTAAATTGGCCGCAAGGaag TATGCCAGAATCATCCAAAAGCTTGGTTTTCCTGCTAAGTTTAAG GACTTCAAAATTCAGAACATTGTTGGGTCCTGTGATGTCAAATTCCCTATCCGACTTGAAGGTCTTGCATACTCCCATGGTGCCTTTTCAAGT TATGAGCCAGAACTATTTCCAGGCCTGATCTATCGAATGAAACAACCGAAGATTGTACTTCTTATTTTTGTGTCAGGGAAGATTGTGATCACTGGTGCTAAG GTGAGAGATGAGACATACACAGCCTTTGAGAATATATATCCTGTCCTTACGGAGTTCAGGAAGAACCAGCAATG A
- the LOC18600284 gene encoding uncharacterized protein LOC18600284: MAQFTPQGRLKLLFHGDGVEPKDPFHYKLVSNVFGGSGGLKSLQAQRRLRFLGSTATRQYFSSSLKKGSKFNAKVRPNMSDEGFYDEEDYDSDFETGNLACFRGLVLDISYRPVNVVCWKRAICLEFMEKADVLEYYDQTVNSPSGSFYIPAVLRVPHLLQVVKRRRIRTNLSRKNVLFRDNFTCQYCSAHENLTIDHVLPVARGGEWKWENLVAACAKCNSKKGQKTLEEANMKLIKVPKVPKDYDILAIPLTSAAIRMLRKRNGTPEEWRQYLSPSTEP, encoded by the exons ATGGCTCAATTCACCCCGCAAGGACGTTTGAAGCTGCTCTTTCATGGTGATGGGGTTGAACCAAAAGACCCTTTTCATTATAAGCTTGTTAGCAATGTTTTTGGTGGTTCTGGTGGGTTAAAATCACTTCAGGCTCAGCGTAGGCTCAGGTTTCTTGGTTCTACAGCCACAAGACAatacttctcttcttctttgaaGAAAGGCAGCAAATTTAATGCAAAGGTTCGTCCGAACATGAGTGATGAAGGATTTTATGATGAAGAGGATTATGATAGTGACTTTGAGACTGGCAATTTGGCTTGTTTTAGAGGTCTTGTTTTGGATATCTCTTACAG GCCCGTCAATGTTGTCTGCTGGAAGCGTGCTATATGTTTGGAGTTCATGGAGAAG GCCGATGTTCTAGAGTATTATGATCAGACCGTGAACTCTCCAAGTGGATCTTTCTATATACCAGCTGTGTTAAGG GTTCCCCATCTACTGCAAGTTGTTAAGAGAAGAAGAATCAGAACCAATCTTAGCCGCAAAAATGTTCTATTTAGGGACAACTTCACTTGTCA GTATTGTTCTGCTCATGAGAACTTGACCATAGACCATGTTCTGCCAGTTGCAAGAGGAGGGGAATGGAAATGGGAAAATCTG GTCGCTGCTTGTGCCAAGTGCAATTCAAAGAAGGGTCAAAAAACTCTGGAGGAAGCAAATATGAAGCTGATTAAGGTCCCCAAG GTCCCAAAGGATTATGACATACTTGCCATACCCCTAACAAGTGCAGCAATAAGGATGTTGAGGAAGAGAAATGGGACACCTGAAGAATGGCGTCAATATCTCTCCCCTTCCACAGAGCCTTGA
- the LOC18600282 gene encoding glucan endo-1,3-beta-glucosidase 8 produces the protein MGNSWFLGILLPIFLCLYLFGGFVNGLGVNWGTMATHKLPPKTVVQMIKDNGIKKVKLFDADSNTMSALAGSDLEVMVAIPNDQLLAMNSYDRAKEWVRRNVTRYNFNGGVNIKYVAVGNEPFLTTYNGSFVNITFPALQNIQNALNDAGVGDSIKATVPLNADVYNSPESNPVPSAGRFRSDISGIMTQIVDFLSKNSAPFTVNIYPFLSLYGNDDFPFNYAFFDGGTPITDNGIQYTNVFDANFDTLVSALKAVGHGDMTIIVGEVGWPTDGDKNANVANAQRFYNGLMPRLAANTGTPLRPGYIEVYLFGLIDEDAKSIAPGNFERHWGIYRYDGQPKFPLDLSGQNQNRFLIGAQNVEYLPQKWCTFNPNAKDLSKLADNINYACTFSDCTALGYGSSCNNLDANGNASFAFNMYYQVQNQNDMACNFQGLGTVTTQNLSQGTCNFIIQIASSSSSVGPSLVGIAFLTVLTSLLL, from the exons ATGGGTAATTCTTGGTTTCTAGGAATATTATTACCAATATTCCTTTGTCTTTATCTCTTTGGTGGTTTTGTCAATGGTCTTGGTGTGAATTGGGGTACTATGGCAACACATAAACTGCCTCCCAAAACGGTGGTTCAGATGATTAAAGACAATGGGATAAAAAAAGTGAAGCTTTTTGATGCAGATTCAAATACTATGAGTGCTCTTGCAGGAAGTGACCTTGAAGTCATGGTTGCTATTCCTAATGATCAGCTTCTTGCTATGAATAGCTATGATCGTGCTAAAGAATGGGTTAGGAGGAACGTCACAAGATATAACTTCAACGGAGGTGTTAACATTAA GTATGTAGCTGTTGGCAATGAGCCGTTTCTCACAACCTATAATGGCTCCTTTGTAAACATCACATTCCCTGCActtcaaaatattcaaaatgcACTTAATGATGCTGGGGTTGGAGACTCCATTAAGGCTACTGTGCCCTTAAATGCTGATGTCTACAATTCACCAGAGAGCAACCCTGTTCCATCTGCTGGCCGGTTCCGGTCTGATATCAGTGGAATTATGACGcaaattgttgattttttaaGCAAGAACAGTGCACCTTTCACCGTAAACATCTACCCTTTCCTCAGTCTCTATGGAAACGACGACTTCCCCTTTAATTATGCTTTCTTTGATGGAGGAACCCCTATTACCGATAATGGGATTCAGTATACTAATGTTTTCGATGCCAACTTTGACACATTGGTTTCAGCTCTGAAAGCAGTAGGGCATGGTGACATGACCATTATTGTCGGGGAAGTGGGTTGGCCTACAGATGGGGACAAGAATGCCAACGTGGCTAATGCTCAGAGATTTTATAACGGGCTTATGCCTAGACTTGCAGCCAACACAGGCACACCCCTGAGGCCTGGCTATATAGAAGTTTACCTGTTTGGCCTTATAGATGAGGATGCCAAGAGCATTGCTCCAGGAAATTTTGAGCGTCATTGGGGAATCTATAGGTATGATGGGCAGCCTAAATTTCCACTAGATCTTTCTGGCCAGAATCAAAACAGGTTTCTTATCGGTGCTCAAAATGTTGAATATCTTCCTCAAAAATGGTGTACGTTCAATCCAAATGCAAAGGACCTTAGCAAACTTGCGGACAACATAAACTATGCTTGCACCTTCTCAGATTGCACAGCACTCGGGTATGGATCTTCTTGTAACAACCTTGATGCCAATGGAAATGCTTCCTTTGCATTTAATATGTACTACCAGGTGCAAAATCAGAATGACATGGCCTGTAATTTTCAAGGTCTGGGCACGGTTACTACACAGAACCTTTCACAAGGGACTTGCAATTTTATCATTCAGattgcttcttcttcttcttctgtaGGTCCCTCACTGGTGGGAATAGCATTTTTAACAGTGTTAACATCTCTATTACTATAA
- the LOC18600283 gene encoding GATA transcription factor 2, which produces MDFCQNVSVSGEYHQEQVLSSPCSKLGATLATTGTLDDLFPAQNTEVDKSLEWLSIFVEDCLSSTGNCIPVAATTNVQNKSTTTATKPAQSLQQKPQQIIPPSLQKFVVPGKARSKRKRVAATTLSKTKMNPFTSWSYQLNSHNQNLHLASSDPPLLQQAYWLADSELIVPKKEDDSNNSSSNMRGNSETEESKKEEMEGEKTVVVCKESLGSLEGNSGQQQQQQPRRCTHCLAQRTPQWRAGPLGPKTLCNACGVRYKSGRLLPEYRPAKSPTFVSYLHSNSHKKVMEMRMALLSSIPSEQ; this is translated from the exons ATGGATTTTTGCCAAAATGTGTCAGTCTCCGGTGAGTACCACCAAGAGCAAGTCCTTTCTTCTCCTTGCTCCAAACTTGGTGCTACCTTAGCCACCACTGGCACCCTTGATGACCTTTTCCCTGCTCAGAATACG GAAGTGGATAAAAGCTTGGAATGGTTGTCTATATTTGTAGAGGACTGTTTATCCAGCACAGGGAACTGCATCCCAGTAGCAGCAACTACAAATGTTCAGAACAAAAGTACAACAACTGCAACAAAGCCTGCACAATCCTTGCAGCAGAAGCCCCAACAAATTATTCCACCTTCCTTGCAGAAATTTGTAGTTCCAGGCAAGGCtagaagcaaaagaaagaggGTGGCTGCCACAACGTTATCCAAAACCAAAATGAACCCATTTACCAGCTGGTCATATCAACTAAACTCACATAACCAAAACCTCCACTTGGCTAGCTCAGACCCCCCTTTGCTTCAACAAGCATATTGGTTAGCTGACAGTGAACTCATTGTGCCCAAAAAGGAAGATGACAGCAACAATAGTAGCAGCAACATGAGGGGAAATAGTGAGACAGAAGAATCAAAGAAAGAGGAAATGGAAGGGGAGAAGACGGTGGTGGTGTGCAAAGAGAGTTTGGGAAGCCTAGAGGGGAATAGTGgtcagcagcagcagcagcagccaAGGAGGTGCACCCATTGCTTAGCACAAAGGACCCCACAGTGGAGAGCTGGACCATTGGGTCCAAAGACTCTATGCAATGCATGTGGGGTGAGGTACAAATCAGGGAGGTTGCTGCCAGAGTATAGGCCAGCAAAAAGCCCTACTTTTGTGAGCTATTTGCACTCCAATTCTCACAAGAAAGTGATGGAGATGAGGATGGCTTTGCTGTCTTCAATTCCTAGTGAGCAGTGA